A single genomic interval of Xiphophorus couchianus chromosome 2, X_couchianus-1.0, whole genome shotgun sequence harbors:
- the h1-0 gene encoding histone H1.0, protein MAETSAAPTKAKRASKPKKPTSHPKYSDMIKAAIVHDASRNGASRQSIQKYVRKNYKVGDNADVQIKMALKRLVASGMLRHTKGIGASGSFRLTKPEDSKKPPAKAPTPAKPKKVAKPKPKKAAKPKKVTKTPEKPKKAAVKKVKKVAKKATPAKTKKAPAKKPKAAKAKAKPVKKTAKPKAKTPKKAAKTSKKK, encoded by the coding sequence ATGGCAGAGACGTCGGCCGCTCCAACCAAAGCAAAACGGGCGTCGAAACCAAAGAAACCCACGTCGCATCCAAAGTACTCGGACATGATTAAAGCGGCTATTGTTCACGACGCGAGTCGGAACGGAGCGTCCCGTCAGTCCATCCAGAAGTACGTGAGGAAAAACTATAAAGTGGGCGACAACGCCGATGTCCAGATCAAGATGGCCCTGAAGAGGCTGGTGGCGTCCGGGATGCTGCGCCACACCAAAGGCATCGGCGCGTCCGGGTCCTTCCGGCTCACCAAGCCGGAGGACTCCAAAAAACCCCCCGCCAAGGCGCCGACTCCGGCCAAGCCCAAAAAAGTGGCCAAACCCAAACCCAAGAAGGCGGCCAAGCCCAAGAAGGTGACCAAGACGCCCGAGAAACCCAAGAAGGCGGCCGTCAAGAAAGTGAAAAAGGTCGCGAAGAAGGCGACACCTGCGAAGACCAAGAAAGCGCCGGCGAAGAAACCCAAAGCGGCCAAAGCCAAGGCGAAACCAGTGAAGAAGACCGCCAAGCCCAAAGCCAAGACACCCAAGAAGGCTGCGAAGACTTCCAAGAAGAAGTGA